AGAGCTTTATTCATAATGAACCCACCTTTTCTGTGCCTGGAATTGTAAAAATGTAATAATCATTATTATGATAAAAGCTAGTAATACAATTGATGAGGCATATCCTTTCTCATTGCGCTCAAAGGCAAATCCATAAAATAAGTAGAGTAGTGTCTGTGTCTTTTCCAGTGCAGGATTCATTTTATCGATCATCATATATACCAGGTCAAATTGCTTAACTGCTTTCATGATGTTGGTTACCATTAAAAAGAATAGAGAGGGAGTTAAAAGGGGGAGAGAAATTGATATAAACTTCCTGACTTCCGATGCTCCATCAATATGTGCAGCTTCATAATATGATTCTGGAATATCCTGTAAACCGGCCATCAGAATTACCATGCTGTATCCTAGTTCACTCCATATAGCTACCATTGAAATCGAGGTAATTGACAAACCCGGTGTTGTCAGCCAGCGGGGACCTGCAATATTAATAAGTGAGAAAAGATAATTGATTAATCCATAATCGGCATTGAATAACCAGCGCCACAGGATTGCAACTGCAGCAGGTGCTACAACAAGAGGTATAAAATAAATTGTTCTGAATATTTTCTGACCTCTTTTTACTGAAATTATCAAACCAGCAATAATAACTCCAAGTACTAAGCCTATTGAAACGTAAATAACCGTGAAAAGCAGCGTATTTCCGACAGACTCCCACACTAATGTATCACCTGCCAATCTTTTGTAATTTGCCAACCCGATCCATTTGAATTTTCCAAATCCAGAAGATTGAGTAAAACTCATAAAAAACGTTCTACCAATCGGGTAGATATTCAGTATTATTAAACCGGCAACGGTGGGTAATATTAATAGATAACCCCATATCCAGTCTTTATTCTTCATTAGAATTCCTTTATCAATAAATCAGCCGGAATGAGCTATTCCGGCTGCAAAAGGAAATCTCCGAGAGGAGTATTCCCTGATTTATAGAATGATTATTCCTGACTCAGATAAACATTCATTTCTTCTGCTATTGCCTGACAGGCTTTCTCTATTGATATCTGCCCGGCCTGAGCTTTTCTCATGTAGGATTCCATAACAGGCTCCCATTTAGATTTTGAAAGTGATGTCGGCAGGGCTATTCCGTATCCCGCCATTTCCAGAAAACTGGAGACATTGTACTGGGGAAAAGTCTGTAGCCAAGATGTCTCCTGACCTTTGAAAGCCGGTATTGCAGCACCGTATTCACCCTGAAGTACGGCTGCTCTTTCAGAACCCAGAAATGAAATAAAAGCTTTTACCGCTTCGGGATGTTCTGTAGCTGCAGAACCTGAATATCCCAGTCCGTTCATAATTGTGGCTTCTGTTTTTCCCTTCGGCAGAACAGCGACATCAAATTTATCTTTAATCTGTTCATTTGCTGAGAGACCGCCGAGTTTCCATGAACCGAGAAATAACATAGCCACTTTTCCTGAAGTGAAAAGAGTTTGTGCATCAGTATCGGCAAGCTGCTCCTGTGTCGGGGAAACTTCATGTTTTTCAATGAAATCTCTCCAGAATTGAACTGCTTCAATTGTTGCCTTGTCACCCATATGCGAAACTCCGGCTTCTCTATTCAAGACAGAACCTTCATTCTGATAGATAACACTGAAATAACCCTGGTGGTTTGTATCGGGAGCGGCGAATCCGAAAACACCGTCTTCGGGATTATTAAGAATTTTGGCTGAGGAAACCAGATTGTCCCATGTCCATGATTCATTGGGATATGTCAATCCGGCATTGTCAAAGAGATCTTTATTGTAGAAAAGACCTACAACATCAAAATCCTTGGGAACTGCATAGTAGCCATTCTTGTATGCATACAGTCCAAGTATTTCATCTTTGTAATCGTTAAAATCAACATTCAGTTTGCTCAGATCCATCAGAACATCATTAGTCACATAATTGGCAAACCGGTTTGCATGCATCCAGAATACATCGGGCATGGCGCCACCCATTGCAGAAGCTTCTAGTTTGGTCCAGTACTCACCCCATGGAGTAATTTCAAAGGTTACTTCAATGTTTGGATTTTCCTTTTGAAACTCATCTCTGATAGCCTCCATGGCCGGTTCCTGATCTGCACTCCAGAAAGCATAGGTAATACTGATTTTTTCCTCAGATTTTGAATCCTGTTCTCCTGATGCATAAAGTGAACTGAATGCCATGGTAAATAAGATTCCCAATGTAATGATCTTTTTCATATGAAGATCCTCCTTATATTTTGTCCTAAATATGGATGGAGGAGACTCAGGAAAATATAGCTAATTATTGGAAGTCTTTTTATTTTGAATAAACTTATCTGTAAAACAGCTCTTATCAGCTGTTAAAAGGAGGAGAATCTTCCATTTTTTTGTTTATCGCCCATTTTTCATCTCCAGAAAGAGACCTGAATGCCCCAGGTGTCAGGCCAGTATATTTTCTGAATGAACGGATATAGGCATTTGAACTGGCAAAACCAACTGCTTTTGCAATTTGTTTTAATTTTTTTTTCTTGT
This genomic window from Oceanispirochaeta sp. M1 contains:
- a CDS encoding sugar ABC transporter substrate-binding protein produces the protein MKKIITLGILFTMAFSSLYASGEQDSKSEEKISITYAFWSADQEPAMEAIRDEFQKENPNIEVTFEITPWGEYWTKLEASAMGGAMPDVFWMHANRFANYVTNDVLMDLSKLNVDFNDYKDEILGLYAYKNGYYAVPKDFDVVGLFYNKDLFDNAGLTYPNESWTWDNLVSSAKILNNPEDGVFGFAAPDTNHQGYFSVIYQNEGSVLNREAGVSHMGDKATIEAVQFWRDFIEKHEVSPTQEQLADTDAQTLFTSGKVAMLFLGSWKLGGLSANEQIKDKFDVAVLPKGKTEATIMNGLGYSGSAATEHPEAVKAFISFLGSERAAVLQGEYGAAIPAFKGQETSWLQTFPQYNVSSFLEMAGYGIALPTSLSKSKWEPVMESYMRKAQAGQISIEKACQAIAEEMNVYLSQE
- a CDS encoding carbohydrate ABC transporter permease; this translates as MKNKDWIWGYLLILPTVAGLIILNIYPIGRTFFMSFTQSSGFGKFKWIGLANYKRLAGDTLVWESVGNTLLFTVIYVSIGLVLGVIIAGLIISVKRGQKIFRTIYFIPLVVAPAAVAILWRWLFNADYGLINYLFSLINIAGPRWLTTPGLSITSISMVAIWSELGYSMVILMAGLQDIPESYYEAAHIDGASEVRKFISISLPLLTPSLFFLMVTNIMKAVKQFDLVYMMIDKMNPALEKTQTLLYLFYGFAFERNEKGYASSIVLLAFIIIMIITFLQFQAQKRWVHYE